In Esox lucius isolate fEsoLuc1 chromosome 3, fEsoLuc1.pri, whole genome shotgun sequence, the sequence gaaaagtataaaaaaaggACGGGCTGTTCTGACCTTGAGCAAGACAGCCGGACCCTAACTGCTCCTACGAGTCGTTgaggataagagtgtctgctacaTAACTAACATTTTATGAACATTCCTTTCAATAATAAGCAAAGAAAAACCAAACGTAATCATTgtgatatttctttatttatttttttgacaaaaaaaacactgtaggGTAGAGAAgttattcaaaatgtaaacatttgcatGTCAGGTTTAAATGTACGCTGTAAAAGTATTATGTGCTATACTGATCACAATCCACATAGGTCAGTTCACTGTAGCTAAATAAAGTAATGCAAGTTTTACTCCCAATAATATGCTCACTAATTTCAGTCACTACAAACCAAAGGTATCAATCCATCAGATTTAAAGGTGGTTAAAGTGTGTTTTTGAATGGAAAATATATTATCAATAATTTCCTTCCAAACTTTTATAACATGTAGCCTAATAACTTGTAAGGCAAGCTGATGGCATGTGCCACTGATTGCATCTTGTGTTCTCTCCTCAGACAAGTCAGATCCCATTGAAAAGTCCAAGGTTGTGGTGCAGTTCCCCAGTGCAGAGAGGTTCAAGCCCTCCTACGTGCACAGGTGGATCATGTCTATCACAGCTTTTAGCTGCACTTTTATTCAAAGTATCCATTTTAATTATGTCCTTGAGTTTTAAATTGCTGAATCATTTTATTTACGTTAATGCGGTAGTCATACTATGCcattaaataatgtacattttatgtcacCCTTAGTTTTGGCATGTCCGAAAACTACTTTGTCTTCATTGAGACCCCAGTGAAAATCAACCTGCTTAAGTTCCTGAGTGCCTGGAGCATCCGAGGCTCCAACTACATGGACTGCTTTGAGTCCAACGAGCTTCTAGGGGTAATTAATCACCAGTCAGTAGAATCTGGCATACCCAATCTCGTGCCGGGCAAAATCAAGAAACAGTATAAACCATATTACCGTCACACCTAACTGTCATTTTACCCTACATTTCACAGACATTGTTCCACATCGCCAGAAAAGACATTGGAGGAGGACAAGGGGAATACATTGACCATAAGTTTAGGGGTGCTCCCATCAACCTGTTTCATCACATAAACACTTACGAAGATCAAGGCTTCATTGTGGCTGATGTGTGTACATGGAAAGGGTAATGGAAGAGAAAACAGTGATATTTTTCATAAGATGGCAGTGTGATTGCAGACAGTGAAAAACATAAGAGTGGAGACAACTGGCTAGAGTGTTTCAGGCATGCATCACATTTGTTAGGTGAGAGTTACATTAGCAATGAGCACTTTCAGAGAAAACCTATTTCAGCATTTGAAACTATTGTGTCACTTTAATTCCTGGTAGGTTTGAATTTGTGTACAACTACCTTTGGCTGGCCAACCTGCGCACCAACTGGGAGGAGGTTAAGAAAGCAGCCATGATGGCACCTCAACCAGAGGTCAGGAGATATGTCATCCCTCTGGACATCCACAGGGTAAGTTGATCCCCTCTCAGaatgttttttaatattttttttgtaatgttttactttttaaataaggTTGCATATGTGCCACCCTTGTATTTCCCATTGGATAGCAACGTGCATATCTGCCCAAATGTATTCACTCTCATACTGATTGTGTTTTAGGAGGAGCAAGGCAAGAACCTGATCTGCCTGCCATACACCACGGCAACAGCAACGATGCGTTCTGATGGGACCATCTGGCTGGAACCCGAGGTGCTGTTCTCTGGGCCCCGCCAAGCCTTTGAGTTCCCTCAGATCAACTATCAAAAGCATGGTGGGAAGAACTATTCATATGCCTATGCCCTGGGTCTCAACCACTTCATCCCTGACAGGGTGGGTATTCGGCTGGTTTTTCACCACAAATCTGCATCGTCATAATGTCGACTGCTATAGCCTTTAATGGCAGAGGCCATAGCATGTTACCTGAGTGACAGTCGTTCTACGTTGTTCAGTAAATACAAGAAGACAAAAGCAACGCATTGCTGTTTGTAAAAGCTGTTATTTTGGTTGTGGTATATCATCAAGCGGATGCTCTAACCTCCATCTGGGTGGCAGATAACTGAGTGGTTATAGCATCTGACCAGTACATTGAATCCCAGAATCCGCAAGGTGAAAAAACATGTTCCTCAATTAAGACCATTAACCCCAACTGCTCCTATGAGTCGCTCTAGAAAAGAACGTTTGCTAAATGATTAATACGTAAAACACAAGACGGCTAAGCTAGCACTAAACGAGTCCATACCCGTAGATCATCAAGCTGAACGTGAAGACCAAGGAGACCTGGGTGTGGCAGGAGCCGGACTCCTACCCCTCAGAGCCCCTGTTTGTACAGACCCCGGACGCAGTGGATGAGGATGACGGTATGTACGGTATTGACTGACTTGCGATCTACAGTATTTTAGTCTGTTGTCACCATTACAGGGACGCTGCGGCAATGGCATTAATACCCAAGACCTTCTTTTCCTTGAAAGACAGTTCTGATTTAGCTACATGTATCCAGGAACAAGCCATTAATTAGGAAAATGTTGTGTTGTCAAGAGAAATTGACAGTGACATTGCGTTTCCTAACAGCCAGTGTGTTTTTCCAATGAACCCCAGGTGTCCTGTTGACTATTGTGATATCGCCCGGGGCACAGAAGTCAGGCTACATGCTGATCATCAATGCCAAGGACATGTCGGAGATCGCCAGGGCAGAGGTCGAGTGCCCCATGCCCGTTACTTTCCACGGCATGTACAAGCCATAATGTGGCAACAATCCTTGAGGCAACAATTTCTAGTCACCATTTCAGGGTATTCAGACTAAGTATCAACTGTCCCAACATTAGAATAAACAAAGAGTATAAGGGATCAAGTCTAGGCTACAATTACCTTGCCTTGTTGTGTCAGCAAAAAGAGGCAAATATCTGATCTATCATGATTTGAAGTATTAGTAACTTTACACAACCAGTGTGTTAAAGCATCCATTTTGGTGAAAAAGAGCCATTTTGCTGTAAGAATGGAACCTGCTGGTGGTATAAggacattaaaataattaaaaactatttttctcaGTGAGCCCACAGACCAAACTAAATTACTGGCACCTCAATCACAGCAACCTAATTGGTTAACACAATGGTTGTTTCAGTGCTGGAGGTCCATGAGTTTGCCATGTCTTTTGAGTAATTTGGAGTACGTTGGAATAATAAACATATAATCAAAACACTGACCTTTTTTTTGTATGTCAGTTACATTGCGGTTAAGAAATGCATAACTAACAGTCTATACTATGTGGTATAAGCCTTGGTACATTTTCTAGATAAACACAAAGTACAGGGATAAAAATGTCCCGAAAGCAAGGCCATACAGTTAATCCACTCCATTACAATGCTCCATCATGAAAATAGAAACTGAACACTTTATTAGACCTTGTCCTCAGGAACCTCAAGGAGTGGAAATACTAATGAGGTCCACAAAGATTAGTTATGTTGCCATAGACAATCTGATTACTGTGTTAAGCTTTggtgaaaagaaataaacacgtAAGCATCTTTCAACTAGAGTAATTATTTTGACGGAGCCTGTGTTTTGATCAACGACGCCTGATGTTATCTTGCCTCTGTACCATGACATTAGCCCTACTGCTCTAAGCTGGTCAGGTGATTGCATTGCTGCATTACAAAACTAAGCTGATCATACGGATTAATTGGGTGAGACGTCTATCAGATCAAAAAACACGCATGTTGCAACTAATCACTTCTGTATAAGCACAGCTGATAATGGTGAAATAGGCCTGGCTTTGTACAAGACTGTGTGTGCATGAGACTGAAACAACACAGACATAATTACAGCAgctaaaaaacaacacagctaGATTTCTCTGCTGTGCTAATACACCCAGGATGAAGGAGTCTGACATTTTACTACCATCTGGCGTAACAGCATGATACTACAGTCTTGGAAAATAAATCAACCAGGGATAACAAGTGTGCTTTcctgtttattcttttttttttttacagcttcGATATTAGGGCTAGGTGGCCTTTCAAAAAATTAAGATTACAggagattacatttattttacagaagTGTCAATTATCTTCTgacaaaaaaagctgaaaaacactgcaaaagAAAGCAAAACATTGACAAATGTGTACTGTCTTTTACTGTCACATCATTAGAGGCATACTCTCCTTTGTGCTGTGGTAAATCTTTGGGCCAGAGGTTTGCAAATGCACACTAAAAGCAGTGTAAACTCTACTGAGCAAGACGGTTATCtccaacaaacacaaagacaaaccaTGAAGCTGAAGGTATGACATACACAGATCCCTCTGTATTTATatggaattaaaataaaatgtttacgttCTGCTCAATATTCCAGCATGTTGGATTTGagatcaaatggttttattgAGGCAGCGGCATAGAATATCACCTTTTATTTTAGGTTGTTTTTATAAATCTCTTAAATATTATAGCTTTACGGTCCAAATAAATATGGAGGGTAGTGTACAAACATCCACACAGAAAAGGGTATCACTATGAATGAAAATGTAGATGGAAAACATTCACAGAAGCAGATACTTTTCTACAAACATAAATAGCAACAAACATGGGAAATCATACAGTGTATTTTGTCCAAAAAACAGCAAGAACATATATTTGAGCAATGGTGTCCTGACTAGGGGAGAAAGTTTAAAATACAGCTAAGTAAGCTCTTACAGTGTCATCCAAGACAAAGTAAACATCTGTCCCCTTCACACAACCACTTCCACACAAAACACCCACTAGTATCAAGACAAAACCAAGCAGGGACTCACTACTGAATCACACAACTCATGAATAGATATTCAGCTATGGAGCTTTACTTCAATGTGATGAGGGACCAATGGTAGCATTGATAGCATTATCAATATTAATCTTAACGTCTGTGCTGCGCaaagaataaataatattgaaaagtgCAAGGTTATAGgtttatatattaatataatgcTTCCATTATTGTCCTATAGGTAAAGTGCAAATCTCAGGATCAGATTAATGTGTGTGCAAGCATTCCTAACTTTTAGACTGATCCTCCTGCACATGCACAAATGAGCCCTTTACATTGGCTGACAGCTATGTTACTCCTCTCATAGTAAAACATATTAACCCTACACAGGGGGACATACACCACACAGAATTGTTCAGGCCACCTGGAGTGGCAGGGGATCCATTCAGAATGGTTCCCCTGAAAGACAAAACAGAGCATATGCATGTAGCTAGTACATTTCTTTCTCCATGAAACAGTCCAGTAAAGTAAGTATGGGCTTTGGGTGATTTCTGCACTGGGTATGTAGATCCTATTGTGGTTTTGTTGTAATCCGAAATAATTTGTAACTTCTAATATTTTGTAACCGCAGCGCTAAAACACTGTAAACTCCAGTCTGCAGAGAGATTATTTCCTGTTTTTACATCACCATGCATTTCTCCCTAGGGCTTCTTTACCCCTACTAACTATATAGTCTAGGATTTGGACACTAGGAGACTGATGCTATGTTATTGTCTTGTTGTTGCCAGCCGTGGCTTTAAAATTATTCTTATAGGATACATCCCAGTGGCCAAATTCAGACTAGAGACAATTATACGATTTTATTCCCAGCTACTAATCATGATGAGCATTGATTGGCTGGTTGTGGGACACCACTGAGACCTGCTCAAGTGGAAATGCAGTGAGCCATCACTACGGTAACAGCCCCCTCCTCATTCCCACCATAACATCACCAATCCCGTCCTACTGTGTTCAGcagctggcacacacacacacacacaaagcatgtTTGTCTTTTCTATGTAGACAACTGTCTAATACCTCCTTCAGTCAGA encodes:
- the rpe65a gene encoding retinoid isomerohydrolase, coding for MVSRFEHPAGGYKKIFETVEELSEPVPATVTGRIPSFLKGSLLRLGPGLFEVGDEPFYHLFDGQALMHKFDFKNGQVTYFRKYIKTDAYVRAITEKRVVITEFGTFAYPDPCKNIFSRFFTYFKGVEVTDNCLVNVYPIGEDYYAVTETNYITKVNTDTLETLKKVDLCNYVNINGVTAHPHIERDGTVFNIGNCMGKGASLAYNIVRIPPTQKDKSDPIEKSKVVVQFPSAERFKPSYVHSFGMSENYFVFIETPVKINLLKFLSAWSIRGSNYMDCFESNELLGTLFHIARKDIGGGQGEYIDHKFRGAPINLFHHINTYEDQGFIVADVCTWKGFEFVYNYLWLANLRTNWEEVKKAAMMAPQPEVRRYVIPLDIHREEQGKNLICLPYTTATATMRSDGTIWLEPEVLFSGPRQAFEFPQINYQKHGGKNYSYAYALGLNHFIPDRIIKLNVKTKETWVWQEPDSYPSEPLFVQTPDAVDEDDGVLLTIVISPGAQKSGYMLIINAKDMSEIARAEVECPMPVTFHGMYKP